A single region of the Microcella sp. genome encodes:
- the ftsY gene encoding signal recognition particle-docking protein FtsY, translating to MAEGWRLGGALPGLFSSPTIDDDTWDDLETALLSADFGPDITEQLLDELRANVAKFKTTDPRDLKRMLREALEERLAAHDPTLTLSNRPAVVLVVGVNGVGKTTTIGKFAKFLTGYGRSIVVGAADTFRAAAVDQLATWAERAGAQVVRPQHQGQDPASVAYQTVQFAIDNNIDIAIIDTAGRLQTKAGLMDELGKVTRVIDKLAPIAEVLLVLDGTTGQNGLAQAEAFIESAGVTGLVVTKLDGSAKGGFVLRVQQQTGIPIKLIGQGEGIGDLTGFTPHVFAASLVP from the coding sequence ATGGCTGAGGGGTGGAGACTCGGGGGCGCCTTGCCGGGGCTGTTCTCGAGCCCGACGATCGACGACGACACCTGGGACGACCTCGAAACCGCCCTGCTGAGCGCCGACTTTGGCCCCGACATCACTGAGCAGCTGCTCGACGAGCTTCGGGCGAACGTCGCCAAGTTCAAGACCACTGACCCGCGCGACCTCAAGCGCATGCTGCGCGAGGCTCTCGAAGAGCGCCTCGCCGCCCACGACCCGACGCTCACGCTCAGCAACCGCCCCGCGGTCGTGCTCGTGGTGGGCGTCAACGGGGTCGGCAAGACGACCACGATCGGCAAGTTCGCGAAATTTCTGACGGGATACGGGCGCTCGATCGTCGTCGGTGCAGCTGACACGTTCCGGGCGGCGGCGGTCGACCAGCTCGCGACGTGGGCTGAGCGCGCTGGCGCGCAAGTGGTGCGCCCCCAGCATCAGGGCCAAGACCCCGCGAGCGTGGCGTACCAGACCGTGCAGTTCGCGATCGACAACAACATTGACATCGCCATCATCGATACGGCGGGGCGACTGCAGACGAAGGCGGGGCTCATGGATGAGCTCGGCAAGGTCACTCGAGTGATCGATAAGCTCGCGCCCATCGCCGAGGTGCTGCTCGTGCTCGACGGCACGACGGGGCAGAACGGGCTGGCGCAGGCCGAGGCGTTCATCGAGAGCGCGGGGGTCACTGGGCTCGTTGTCACGAAGCTCGATGGCTCGGCCAAGGGCGGCTTCGTGCTGCGCGTTCAGCAGCAGACCGGCATTCCGATCAAGCTCATCGGGCAGGGCGAGGGCATCGGCGATCTCACCGGGTTCACGCCGCACGTCTTCGCGGCGAGCCTCGTGCCCTAG
- a CDS encoding DUF3039 domain-containing protein, with protein MATLDEPGRGGEGGGVDVLDRELEKLLNEEQLEDGDHERFSHYVPKNKILESALTGKPVRALCGKKWIPGRDPEKFPICPDCKRIYERMRDE; from the coding sequence ATGGCGACTCTTGACGAACCCGGCCGCGGAGGCGAGGGCGGCGGCGTCGACGTGCTCGATCGCGAACTCGAGAAACTGCTCAACGAAGAGCAACTCGAAGACGGCGACCACGAGCGCTTCTCGCACTACGTGCCGAAGAACAAGATTCTCGAATCGGCGCTCACCGGCAAGCCCGTGCGCGCGCTGTGCGGCAAGAAGTGGATTCCCGGCCGCGACCCCGAGAAGTTCCCCATCTGCCCCGACTGCAAAAGGATCTACGAACGCATGCGCGACGAGTAG
- a CDS encoding ABC transporter permease, producing MVDHFLRLKLALLASAFRPGATLARTLGALVLAGAVAVGMVLLATEVDLSLDSHRAALVIVATAVAMGIAVAPLSAGLGSAMEPRRFVSFGIEPRRLALGLGAAAAIGVPGILAALLGISLEIAWAGSPTAAAAVVAGVLGAISIVIVSQYLVVVGSQLSTSTSARRAVTAAARLVIVIALACATLTVVTVQLDPDDATLVGVAAWLANTPLGMLWAAPGSDPAALAARLLAGAIMVAVLAFGWGLIVSRLLETPVRSRADSTSTGLGWFDFVPATAAGVVAARSLLYWTSDPRYRFVLIGLPLAPVIMMLALATAGSPLPPLWLLPLPVLAFFLGWFNHNDVAYDHTAVWLHVAAPMRGTADRWGRAVPPLLIGTPLILAFAPVFALWSGVDDVLPALIGVSLGLLLTGLGVSSVTSAISAYPAARPGAGAFEQPPTQGTRAGWTQALSLIATLGLMTPTFVVTWWATLDASWYLTAGVSGLATGVGVLLLGILAGGRAFRRRAPELLDLVMRG from the coding sequence GTGGTTGACCACTTTCTCCGACTGAAGCTCGCCCTGCTCGCCTCAGCGTTTCGACCGGGTGCCACGCTCGCCCGAACCCTCGGTGCGCTCGTGCTCGCGGGGGCGGTCGCCGTCGGCATGGTGCTCCTCGCGACCGAGGTCGATCTGTCGCTCGACAGCCACCGCGCCGCACTCGTGATCGTGGCGACCGCGGTCGCAATGGGCATCGCCGTCGCCCCCCTCAGCGCCGGCCTCGGCTCGGCCATGGAGCCACGACGGTTCGTCTCGTTCGGCATCGAGCCCCGCCGGCTCGCCCTCGGGCTGGGCGCCGCGGCCGCGATCGGTGTTCCGGGCATCCTCGCCGCGCTGCTCGGCATCTCGCTCGAGATCGCCTGGGCGGGCTCGCCGACCGCTGCTGCCGCGGTCGTCGCGGGAGTGCTGGGCGCGATCTCGATCGTGATCGTCTCGCAGTACCTCGTCGTGGTCGGCTCTCAGCTGTCGACCTCGACCTCGGCCCGTCGAGCAGTCACCGCTGCAGCTCGACTCGTCATCGTCATCGCGCTCGCGTGTGCCACTCTCACGGTGGTGACGGTGCAGCTCGACCCCGATGACGCCACGCTCGTCGGTGTGGCCGCCTGGCTCGCCAACACGCCCCTCGGCATGCTGTGGGCGGCGCCCGGCTCAGACCCGGCGGCGCTGGCCGCCCGGCTGCTCGCCGGCGCGATCATGGTGGCGGTGCTCGCTTTCGGCTGGGGCCTCATCGTGTCGCGACTGCTCGAGACGCCCGTGCGATCTCGGGCCGACTCGACCTCGACCGGGCTCGGCTGGTTCGATTTCGTGCCCGCCACGGCGGCCGGCGTGGTCGCGGCGCGCAGCCTGCTCTACTGGACGAGCGACCCCCGCTACCGCTTCGTGCTGATCGGCCTGCCGCTCGCGCCCGTCATCATGATGCTCGCGCTCGCGACGGCCGGCTCTCCACTGCCGCCGCTGTGGCTGTTGCCGCTGCCCGTGCTCGCGTTCTTTCTCGGGTGGTTCAACCACAACGATGTCGCCTACGACCACACTGCCGTCTGGCTGCACGTCGCCGCGCCGATGCGCGGAACCGCCGACCGCTGGGGTCGAGCAGTGCCTCCGCTGCTCATCGGCACGCCGCTGATTCTCGCGTTCGCCCCCGTATTCGCCCTCTGGTCAGGAGTCGACGATGTGCTGCCCGCCCTCATCGGTGTGAGCCTGGGGCTGCTACTCACCGGCCTCGGAGTCTCGAGCGTGACGTCGGCGATCAGCGCGTACCCCGCGGCTCGGCCCGGTGCGGGCGCTTTCGAGCAGCCGCCCACGCAGGGCACCCGCGCTGGCTGGACTCAAGCACTTTCACTCATCGCGACGCTCGGGCTCATGACTCCCACCTTCGTGGTCACCTGGTGGGCAACTCTCGACGCGAGCTGGTACCTGACCGCAGGGGTTTCCGGGCTCGCAACCGGGGTTGGCGTCCTGCTGCTTGGCATCTTGGCGGGGGGCAGGGCTTTTCGTCGGCGCGCGCCCGAACTGCTCGACCTCGTCATGCGCGGCTGA
- a CDS encoding ABC transporter ATP-binding protein, translated as MTKPASRTPAKKPRTTKKKVVAAPPPPVVLEVSSLRKSFAGSVAVDDVDLTVRRGSVFGFVGPNGAGKTTTLSMITGLLRPDAGSVVVGDADVWRNPVEAKRIIGVLPDRMRLFDRLTGAQMLYYCAVLHGLDRDTARRRTDDLAVALGLDGSLDRPVRDYSIGMVKKISLAAAMIHSPRLLVLDEPFESVDPVSTALAVEVLKRFAAAGGTVVLSSHNMALVERVCDSVAVIVEGRILASGSLDEVRGSSSLEERFVELAGGRVAVEGLEWLTTFSD; from the coding sequence GTGACCAAACCGGCCTCTCGCACTCCAGCGAAGAAGCCCCGCACCACGAAGAAGAAGGTCGTCGCCGCACCGCCTCCACCGGTGGTGCTCGAGGTCTCTTCTCTGCGCAAGAGCTTCGCCGGCTCTGTGGCCGTCGACGACGTCGACCTCACCGTGCGCCGCGGCTCGGTGTTCGGTTTCGTGGGGCCCAACGGCGCAGGAAAGACGACCACGCTGTCGATGATCACCGGGCTGCTGCGCCCCGACGCCGGGTCAGTTGTCGTCGGCGACGCCGATGTCTGGCGCAACCCGGTCGAGGCGAAGCGCATCATCGGGGTGCTGCCCGACCGCATGCGGCTCTTCGACCGCCTCACCGGCGCCCAGATGCTCTACTACTGCGCCGTGCTGCACGGCCTCGATCGCGACACCGCACGTCGCCGCACCGACGACCTCGCTGTCGCGCTCGGTCTCGACGGATCACTCGATCGGCCGGTTCGCGACTATTCGATCGGCATGGTGAAGAAGATCTCGCTCGCCGCCGCGATGATCCACTCTCCTCGACTCCTCGTGCTCGACGAGCCGTTCGAGTCGGTCGACCCCGTGTCGACCGCTCTCGCCGTCGAGGTGCTCAAGCGGTTCGCCGCGGCTGGCGGCACCGTCGTGCTGTCGAGCCACAACATGGCGCTCGTCGAGCGAGTCTGCGACTCGGTCGCGGTCATCGTCGAAGGTCGCATTCTGGCATCGGGCTCGCTCGACGAGGTGAGGGGCTCGAGCAGCCTCGAAGAACGATTCGTTGAACTCGCGGGCGGCCGTGTCGCGGTGGAGGGGCTGGAGTGGTTGACCACTTTCTCCGACTGA
- a CDS encoding phosphocholine cytidylyltransferase family protein, which yields MTIQVVILAAGMGSRLGRELPKPLTELGDGRTIMQQQHDNIAAAFGTDVTITTVVGYKLEHIIDAFPDVDYVYNEQYDQTNTSKSLLRAMKATGKSGVLWMNGDVVFDPQVLVRVAGRVHADQSFVSVNTSAVSDEEVKYTVDADGFVRELSKQVSNGLGEAVGINFISSADKAAFTRQLQRCGDQDYFERGLELAIEHDALKLEPVDISDLYAVEIDFAEDLERANRHV from the coding sequence ATGACCATTCAGGTCGTCATTCTCGCCGCAGGCATGGGCAGCCGACTCGGCCGCGAACTGCCGAAGCCGCTCACCGAGCTCGGCGACGGCCGCACGATCATGCAGCAGCAGCACGACAACATCGCTGCGGCGTTCGGCACCGATGTGACCATCACCACGGTCGTCGGCTACAAGCTCGAGCACATCATCGACGCCTTCCCCGACGTCGACTACGTCTACAACGAGCAGTACGACCAGACCAACACCTCGAAGAGCCTGCTGCGTGCCATGAAGGCCACGGGCAAGAGCGGCGTGCTGTGGATGAACGGCGACGTCGTCTTCGACCCGCAGGTGCTCGTGCGCGTCGCCGGGCGCGTGCACGCCGACCAGTCGTTCGTCAGCGTCAACACCTCGGCCGTCAGCGACGAAGAGGTCAAGTACACGGTCGACGCTGACGGCTTCGTGCGCGAGCTCTCGAAGCAGGTGAGCAACGGTCTCGGCGAAGCAGTGGGCATCAACTTCATCTCGAGCGCAGACAAGGCGGCGTTCACGCGTCAGCTGCAGCGGTGCGGCGACCAAGACTATTTCGAGCGCGGCCTCGAGCTGGCGATCGAGCACGATGCCCTCAAGCTCGAGCCCGTCGACATCAGCGACCTCTACGCGGTCGAGATCGACTTCGCTGAAGACCTCGAGCGGGCCAACCGTCACGTGTAG
- a CDS encoding ABC transporter permease, with the protein MTSAPPPRPPRTRGQVYRQSLWLLTSRDLKVRYTTSFLGYVWTILDPLVMAIIYWFVFTQIVDRTIGEDPYIVFLLAGLLPWMWFNAAVGETTRAFIKDAKLVRSTRIPRTVWVNRIVLSKGIEFVAAIPVIVVFAVLFGAEPTAGVLWLPVAIVLQAALTVGLGLIIAPLVVFFRDLERAVKLILRFLFYGSPIIYGLSDLPGGLDSWAAFNPLAGIISLYRASFFPDQLDARAVIIATLMSLGALVIGLLVFRRMVPAVLKEV; encoded by the coding sequence GTGACCTCTGCCCCGCCTCCCCGGCCCCCGCGCACGCGCGGTCAGGTCTATCGGCAGTCGCTCTGGCTGTTGACGAGTCGCGACCTGAAGGTGCGATACACCACCTCGTTTCTCGGCTACGTGTGGACGATTCTCGACCCGCTGGTCATGGCGATCATCTACTGGTTCGTCTTCACCCAGATCGTCGACCGCACCATCGGCGAAGACCCCTACATCGTCTTTCTGCTCGCGGGGCTGCTGCCGTGGATGTGGTTCAACGCCGCCGTCGGAGAGACGACGCGCGCCTTCATCAAAGACGCGAAGCTCGTGCGGTCGACGCGTATTCCGCGCACGGTCTGGGTCAACCGCATCGTGCTGTCGAAGGGCATCGAGTTCGTCGCGGCGATTCCGGTCATCGTCGTGTTCGCGGTGCTCTTCGGCGCCGAGCCGACCGCCGGTGTGCTCTGGTTGCCGGTGGCGATCGTGCTGCAAGCTGCCCTCACTGTCGGTCTCGGGCTCATCATCGCCCCGCTCGTGGTCTTCTTCCGCGACCTCGAGCGTGCGGTCAAACTCATCCTGCGGTTCTTGTTCTACGGCTCGCCGATCATCTACGGGCTCTCAGACCTGCCGGGCGGTCTCGACTCGTGGGCGGCGTTCAACCCGCTCGCGGGCATCATCTCGCTCTATCGGGCGAGCTTCTTTCCCGATCAACTGGATGCCCGAGCGGTGATCATCGCGACCCTCATGAGCCTCGGCGCTCTCGTCATCGGCCTGCTCGTGTTCCGCCGCATGGTGCCGGCCGTGCTGAAGGAGGTCTGA
- a CDS encoding ABC transporter ATP-binding protein, translating to MSWERSAAGAPVADDVVIRVRSAGIRFRRNRRGRRSFKDLFAGRNRRSRPDEFWALRGIDVDVRSGEAIGVVGRNGQGKSTLLKLVAGVMLPDEGSVEVVGGVAPLIEITGGFVDDLTVHENLYLTAGLHGMAKHEIDERYDEIIDFAELHDFTQTPYKHLSSGMKVRLAFAVISRLEEPILLVDEVLAVGDKAFRDKCYRRIDELLAGGRTLFFVSHNERDLKRFCTRGLYLDGGALVLDAPIGDVLDAYNSAHGEG from the coding sequence ATGAGCTGGGAGCGCAGTGCAGCCGGCGCACCCGTGGCCGATGACGTGGTCATCAGGGTGCGATCTGCGGGCATCCGTTTTCGCCGCAATCGGCGCGGGCGCCGCTCGTTCAAAGACCTCTTCGCCGGGCGCAATCGTCGCTCGCGACCCGACGAGTTCTGGGCGCTGCGCGGCATCGACGTCGACGTGCGCTCGGGTGAGGCGATCGGCGTCGTCGGGCGCAACGGGCAGGGCAAGTCGACGCTGCTGAAGCTCGTCGCCGGCGTCATGCTGCCCGACGAGGGCAGCGTCGAGGTGGTCGGAGGGGTCGCTCCGCTCATCGAGATCACCGGAGGCTTCGTCGACGACCTCACCGTGCACGAGAACCTCTACCTCACTGCGGGGCTGCACGGCATGGCGAAGCACGAGATCGATGAGCGGTACGACGAGATCATCGACTTCGCCGAGCTGCACGACTTCACGCAGACGCCGTACAAGCACTTGTCGAGCGGCATGAAGGTGCGGCTCGCCTTCGCCGTCATCTCGCGCCTCGAGGAGCCCATTCTGCTGGTCGACGAGGTGCTCGCGGTCGGCGACAAGGCGTTTCGCGACAAGTGCTATCGGCGCATCGACGAGCTGCTCGCGGGCGGGCGCACGCTGTTCTTCGTGTCGCACAACGAGCGCGACCTCAAGCGCTTCTGCACGCGCGGGCTCTACCTCGACGGCGGGGCCCTCGTGCTCGACGCGCCGATCGGCGACGTGCTCGATGCCTACAACAGCGCTCACGGCGAGGGCTGA
- a CDS encoding CDP-glycerol glycerophosphotransferase family protein, with translation MSVKIVGQFRTARRIVRDLWRSRRNRIALAKRLERETPPPPGTTEIVVYFADTRVNLYQIRQWYAPLAELAREHPVAIISRSPGTMMTLLDEAPVPAVYLRKVTDLEHFVATNPLRIVLYVNQNTKNFQMFRYGRMWHVFINHGESDKMYMTTNQYKAYDYAFIAGDAARERLERKLWSYDVASRTMQIGRPQADHFAGETPYDADGRTVVLYAPTWEGDRPSAAYGSIATHGEQLVDALLATGRHRVIYRPHPRSGVVDEAYGNAHRRIIAALERANAADATAQHVYDDKPELGWQLVAADVAITDISAMVYDRLATGKPLIVTRPASPYAEIDGTGYLSACEWLLPGDSPEVVPLVDRVLTSDEAHDALTHWVQHYFGDTTQGAATARFHAAIDTLYAEWNRVAALHAHDPITSESNPFDEDDDEDEAPSGD, from the coding sequence GTGAGCGTGAAGATCGTGGGGCAGTTCAGAACCGCGCGCCGCATCGTGCGCGACCTGTGGCGCTCTCGTCGCAACCGCATCGCGCTCGCGAAGCGGCTCGAGCGCGAGACGCCCCCGCCCCCCGGAACGACCGAGATCGTCGTCTACTTCGCCGACACCCGCGTGAACCTGTACCAGATCAGGCAGTGGTACGCGCCGCTGGCCGAGCTCGCGCGCGAGCATCCGGTGGCCATCATCAGCCGCAGCCCCGGAACCATGATGACGCTGCTCGATGAAGCGCCCGTGCCCGCGGTGTATCTGCGCAAGGTGACTGACCTCGAGCACTTCGTCGCCACGAATCCGCTGCGCATCGTGCTCTACGTCAACCAGAACACCAAGAACTTTCAGATGTTTCGGTACGGGCGCATGTGGCACGTCTTCATCAACCATGGCGAGTCAGACAAGATGTACATGACCACCAATCAGTACAAGGCATACGACTACGCCTTCATCGCCGGAGACGCGGCGCGCGAGCGACTCGAACGCAAGCTGTGGTCATACGACGTGGCCAGTCGCACGATGCAGATCGGGCGCCCGCAGGCCGACCACTTCGCCGGCGAGACGCCATACGACGCCGACGGCCGCACGGTGGTGCTGTATGCGCCCACGTGGGAGGGCGATCGCCCGTCGGCCGCGTACGGCTCGATCGCGACGCACGGCGAGCAACTGGTGGATGCTCTGCTCGCGACCGGCCGCCACCGAGTGATCTACCGGCCGCACCCGCGCAGCGGGGTCGTCGATGAGGCCTATGGCAACGCCCACCGGCGCATCATCGCGGCCCTGGAGCGCGCCAACGCCGCCGATGCGACAGCCCAGCACGTCTACGACGACAAGCCCGAACTGGGCTGGCAGCTGGTGGCCGCCGACGTCGCCATCACCGACATCTCGGCGATGGTCTACGACCGACTCGCGACGGGCAAACCGCTCATCGTCACGCGGCCCGCGTCGCCCTACGCCGAGATCGATGGCACGGGGTATTTGAGTGCGTGCGAATGGCTCTTGCCCGGTGATTCGCCCGAGGTGGTGCCGCTCGTCGACCGTGTGCTGACGAGCGACGAAGCGCACGACGCGCTCACCCACTGGGTGCAGCACTACTTCGGCGACACCACCCAGGGGGCGGCGACGGCCCGCTTTCATGCGGCCATCGACACGCTTTACGCCGAGTGGAATCGTGTGGCGGCCCTGCACGCCCACGACCCGATCACGTCGGAGTCGAACCCTTTCGACGAGGACGACGACGAAGACGAGGCTCCTTCGGGGGACTGA
- a CDS encoding CDP-glycerol glycerophosphotransferase family protein, which translates to MARFTFSAGNARVLARAPLYALGALIAVLVPRSPQRWVFGSGIGLGEGALVLHDHVRSVDPARRVTWLASSADELAEARARGMRALRKRRPRGLWATLRAGVVVVTHGFGDVNRFGVSGARVVQLWHGIPLKRLHLDTGATLGLPLIGSLPGVGRLMAALYRRAGAQIALFAVASELVAARIRSAFGLPASRVIVTGDPRDDVLLAGTAESRREAARTLVSTALTAAGGAALPADGPVVLYAPTWRDGARDAAIPTAAEWQAIGAWADRSGATLLIRSHPLGAGSYAEGAASSPRIRPLGRDVLTDVTGALPAVDVLVTDYSSIAFDAAIARVPSVFFAPDLANYLATRGLYQPYREFAGGEPATSWAETLERVDAALGGAGREAALAHAAWLRDEVVDHLDGRATERVHDAVLELLGESVPSERASRDGEDSRRVVTRGRIVVETATTRDHSVGATPRPADGAAVELTGTSPRAIEALTLVGARHSIAGVVEQRGDAFTATFALIGERWGAAGLAPPSGDYRLETLLQGDSRATARSTVTAESAPELRTELLRASVRADAGTLVVSVAAPLAGDERSASDQRRLEQWYRARIADPENAVFFESFYSQTAACNPLAIDRELARVRPDVTRYWSVVDRSIAVPDGAVAIVEGSAEWWRVRADARLLVVNDWLRKRWMPRPHQRVLQTWHGTMLKRLALDRDGVGLRTRVAVRRESRRWNVLLAQNDYAAEIFRRAYAFRGELWVEGYPRNDALVTHAQQHADGTDRQRVRARLGIRPEQRAVLYAPTWRDDATEMVDYLDLPGLPAALAELPGEHVVLVRGHSRTLRHGRDLDAVGLIDVTTYPDMADLLVAADVVITDYSSLMFDITATDTPLLLFTPDLARYDRELRGFYFDLIAEAPVPVLQSRDEVLAELARLAREPIPVGPSPALEQWRARFTPLDDGRAAERVVARIIENGMLDAS; encoded by the coding sequence ATGGCCCGCTTCACGTTCAGCGCCGGCAACGCGCGCGTACTCGCTCGCGCCCCGCTCTATGCGCTCGGGGCGCTCATCGCGGTGCTCGTGCCGCGCAGCCCTCAGCGCTGGGTCTTCGGCTCGGGCATCGGTCTCGGCGAGGGTGCACTCGTGCTGCACGACCACGTGCGCTCGGTCGACCCCGCTCGACGCGTCACCTGGCTGGCCTCGAGTGCCGACGAGCTCGCCGAGGCTCGAGCGCGCGGCATGCGCGCGCTGCGCAAGCGCCGCCCGCGCGGGCTCTGGGCGACGCTGCGTGCGGGTGTCGTCGTCGTGACGCACGGGTTCGGCGACGTCAACCGGTTCGGCGTCAGCGGTGCGCGCGTCGTGCAGCTGTGGCACGGCATCCCCCTGAAGCGCCTGCACCTCGACACCGGCGCCACGCTGGGGCTGCCCCTCATCGGGTCGTTGCCCGGAGTCGGGCGGCTCATGGCCGCGCTGTACCGGCGGGCGGGGGCGCAGATCGCGCTCTTCGCGGTGGCGTCAGAGCTGGTGGCGGCGCGCATTCGCTCGGCGTTCGGGCTGCCGGCGTCGCGCGTCATCGTCACGGGCGACCCCCGAGACGACGTGCTGCTCGCGGGCACCGCAGAGTCTCGGCGCGAGGCGGCGCGCACGCTCGTGTCGACTGCGCTGACGGCGGCCGGAGGTGCTGCCCTGCCCGCCGACGGGCCGGTCGTGCTCTACGCGCCCACCTGGCGTGACGGGGCGAGGGATGCTGCGATTCCCACTGCGGCCGAGTGGCAGGCCATCGGCGCCTGGGCCGACCGTTCGGGGGCGACGCTGCTCATTCGCTCGCACCCGCTCGGCGCAGGGTCGTATGCGGAGGGCGCCGCGAGCTCGCCCCGCATCAGGCCGCTCGGCCGCGACGTGCTCACCGACGTGACCGGGGCGCTGCCCGCCGTCGACGTGCTCGTCACCGACTACAGCTCGATCGCGTTCGACGCGGCCATCGCCCGCGTGCCGAGCGTCTTCTTCGCCCCCGATCTGGCGAACTACTTGGCCACTCGCGGGCTGTATCAGCCCTACCGCGAGTTCGCCGGAGGCGAGCCGGCCACGAGCTGGGCCGAGACCCTTGAGCGCGTCGACGCCGCGCTCGGCGGCGCCGGCCGAGAGGCCGCGCTCGCGCACGCCGCGTGGCTGCGCGACGAAGTGGTCGATCACCTCGACGGCCGCGCGACCGAGCGCGTGCACGACGCCGTGCTCGAGCTGCTCGGCGAGTCGGTGCCGAGCGAGCGAGCGTCGCGCGATGGCGAAGACTCGCGACGAGTGGTCACTCGTGGCCGCATCGTCGTCGAGACTGCGACGACACGCGACCACTCGGTGGGCGCTACGCCGCGGCCCGCGGACGGCGCGGCCGTCGAGCTGACGGGCACCTCGCCCCGTGCGATCGAGGCGCTGACCCTCGTCGGCGCTCGACACTCGATCGCCGGTGTCGTCGAGCAACGGGGCGACGCGTTCACGGCCACCTTCGCCCTCATCGGCGAGCGCTGGGGTGCTGCCGGGCTGGCGCCGCCGAGCGGCGACTACCGGCTCGAGACGCTGCTGCAGGGCGACTCGCGGGCGACGGCGCGATCGACGGTGACGGCGGAATCCGCCCCCGAACTGCGCACCGAGCTGCTACGCGCCTCTGTGCGGGCCGATGCGGGCACCCTCGTCGTGAGCGTTGCGGCCCCGTTGGCGGGCGACGAGCGTTCAGCATCCGATCAGAGACGGCTCGAGCAGTGGTATCGCGCTCGCATCGCCGACCCCGAGAACGCGGTGTTCTTCGAGAGCTTCTACAGCCAGACCGCCGCGTGCAATCCGCTCGCGATCGACCGCGAGCTCGCCCGCGTGCGGCCCGATGTGACGCGCTACTGGTCGGTCGTCGACCGTTCGATCGCGGTGCCCGACGGCGCCGTCGCGATCGTCGAGGGCTCGGCAGAGTGGTGGCGGGTGCGCGCCGACGCCCGCCTGCTGGTCGTCAACGACTGGCTGCGCAAACGGTGGATGCCCCGCCCCCACCAGCGCGTGCTGCAGACCTGGCACGGCACCATGCTCAAGCGCCTGGCGCTCGACCGCGACGGCGTGGGCCTGCGCACGCGCGTCGCCGTGCGGCGTGAGAGCCGTCGCTGGAACGTGCTGCTCGCGCAGAACGACTACGCGGCTGAGATCTTTCGGCGCGCCTATGCCTTTCGCGGCGAGCTGTGGGTCGAGGGCTACCCGCGCAATGACGCTCTCGTCACCCACGCGCAGCAGCACGCCGACGGCACCGATCGGCAGCGCGTGCGCGCGCGGCTCGGCATTCGCCCCGAGCAGCGGGCGGTGCTCTACGCACCGACCTGGCGCGACGACGCGACCGAGATGGTCGACTACCTCGACCTGCCCGGCCTGCCGGCAGCGTTGGCCGAACTGCCGGGCGAGCACGTGGTGCTCGTGCGCGGGCACAGCCGCACGCTGCGCCACGGGCGCGACCTCGACGCCGTGGGACTCATCGATGTGACGACCTACCCCGACATGGCCGATCTGCTGGTCGCGGCCGACGTGGTCATCACCGACTACAGCTCGCTCATGTTCGACATCACGGCCACCGACACTCCGCTGCTGCTTTTCACCCCCGATCTGGCGCGCTACGACCGTGAGCTGCGCGGCTTCTACTTCGACCTCATCGCCGAAGCCCCCGTGCCGGTGCTGCAGTCTCGCGACGAGGTGCTCGCCGAGCTGGCGAGGCTCGCCCGCGAGCCCATCCCCGTCGGCCCCTCCCCCGCGCTCGAGCAGTGGCGGGCGCGGTTCACCCCCCTCGACGACGGACGCGCGGCTGAGCGTGTGGTCGCGCGCATCATCGAGAACGGGATGCTCGACGCGAGCTGA